A single region of the Vanacampus margaritifer isolate UIUO_Vmar chromosome 13, RoL_Vmar_1.0, whole genome shotgun sequence genome encodes:
- the igfbp1a gene encoding insulin-like growth factor-binding protein 1a yields MLWAGFSAKHVVVAAVCSVLATGTLGSPLLVPEPIRCSPCTPERLSQCPPVDPGCAEVLREPGCGCCRACALTADELCGIYTAPCGSGLRCSPRPGDPRPLHSLTRGQGACTESSEPKPTAEPQTQDQGEQEAEMENVAVVSDPGFSYYLPGQSKPYDPRAAADAQESMKAKVVANRKKLVEQGPCHVELQRALEKIAKSQQKLGDKLTRFYLPNCDKHGLYKPKQCESSLDGQRGRCWCVNSWNGKKILGSGDVAADSECS; encoded by the exons ATGCTTTGGGCTGGATTTTCCGCGAAACACGTCGTGGTGGCAGCGGTGTGCTCCGTGCTGGCAACGGGGACGCTGGGGTCCCCGCTGCTGGTGCCGGAGCCCATCCGATGCTCCCCGTGCACCCCGGAGAGGCTGAGCCAGTGTCCGCCGGTGGATCCCGGGTGCGCGGAGGTCCTGCGGGAGCCCGGCTGCGGATGCTGTCGCGCCTGCGCCCTGACGGCGGACGAGCTGTGCGGCATCTACACGGCGCCCTGCGGCTCCGGACTGAGGTGCAGCCCGAGACCCGGGGACCCCCGGCCGCTGCACTCTCTCACCCGGGGACAAGGCGCGTGCACGGAGAGCTCCGAGCCCAAACCGACTGCGGAGCCTCAGACACAAG ATCAGGGAGAGCAAGAGGCGGAGATGGAAAATGTCGCCGTGGTCTCGGACCCCGGCTTCAGTTACTACCTCCCCGGCCAGAGTAAGCCATACGACCCGAGAGCGGCCGCCGACGCCCAGGAGAGCATGAAAGCCAAAGTGGTCGCCAACCGCAAGAAATTAGTCGAGCAG GGGCCTTGTCACGTTGAGCTGCAAAGAGCCTTGGAGAAGATTGCCAAGTCGCAACAGAAATTAGGAGACAAACTGACCAGATTCTACCTCCCCAACTGTGACAAGCATGGGCTTTACAAACCCAAGCAG tGCGAATCGTCTCTGGACGGCCAACGGGGACGATGCTGGTGCGTGAACTCCTGGAACGGCAAGAAGATTTTAGGCTCCGGCGACGTGGCGGCGGATTCCGAGTGCTCGTAA